The sequence below is a genomic window from Tachysurus vachellii isolate PV-2020 chromosome 2, HZAU_Pvac_v1, whole genome shotgun sequence.
cctttctttctttttctgcttttcgCTAACCCccatatgtgtgtgaatgacatTTAACAATGTAATTTTATGGCAGGAATTAATTATAACTGTTGTTATTATGACAtagtttgtcattttttatcatCTGAGGTATTGTGCTGcttatgtacagtactgtatgtattgtgCTGTTTCGCAAAAGaagtctttgtgtttttaatatacaAGTAAATATAGCGTTAATAATATGTTTTCACAAAGTAGATGTTTTCTGATCTTCAGGCAACAGGTAAAATGGATGAGAATGAGTTTGTTGCAGTGACGAGCACAAATGCGGCCAAAATTTTCAACGTTTACCCTCGCAAGGGCAGAATCGCTGTGGGCTCTGATGCTGATCTTGTCATCTGGAACACCAAAGAGACTAAAACCTTCTCAGCTAAAACTCACAATCTGGTAAATCATCTGGTTTACTTACAAATGGAGATATTCTGAATTGATAATCACACTTCCAAATCCAGTTACCTCAGTGTACATAAAATCACTAAGCCTGTAGTTTTATTATTTCCATTATTTCCCATTATCCTATATCTTTATCcaataatattcttttttttttttttttttgcagaatatAGAGATGAATATCTTTGAGGGCATGGAATGCAAGGGCTTTCCTGTGGTTGTCATCAGCCAAGGCAATATCGTTCTGGAGGACGGCAAGTTGGATGTGCTGGAGGGTTCAGGTCGATTTGTCCCCAGGAAAGCCTTTCCAGACTACGTGTACAAGAGGATCAAAGCACGGAGCAGGGTACAAGACCCTGAGACAGAGTTCATAGTCTTAAATGAGTAGAGATTCTTTACATTGTGTAAGAGTAGTATTGGCACCGGGGGAGTAAAACCAAACAGTGCCCTCTCATGAACACTATATACAGGAAAAAAATGCGTAGAAAAAAACATGActaaatttaaatgatttctaaatattttacgTGTGCTGTAATTATTTTAACTGTGTTGCAGATGGCAGAGGCTCGTGGTGTTCCTCGAGGTAATTATGATGGTCCAGTCCATGATGTAATCAGCATGACCAAGTCTGTACCTCCAACTCCAACCGGCCGAGGGTCATCCTGTTCAGGGAAGAGTGTGCTGGGACCAGCTAGAAACCTGCACCAGTCAGGATTCAGCCTGTCTGGTAATCACTGCTCAATATTGTTTGTCTTCTGTGATTACTCTGTAGtggtatttttatatagttgtGTGATTTTGCACATAAGAACACACAAAGATCTTAACAATACAAAAGGGATTTTTGGGCCGAGCTTAGCAAAGTTAACCTTGAAAAGTGAAATATGGGATGTGGTGTCTCAGTGGAGGGTTTTGGAggattgtgagttcaaatcccaggaacACAAAACTTCCTCTGCTTAATCCACAAGTGCTCaggtgtgtaaatgtaaatggctTTGAATAAGGGCATCTAGAATGCTAGAGAAGTGATTTTTAAGGTTTTTGAAACTTGACTTGCCTCATGACATACCAGTTGactttttttccaaaatgtataaaatgtatacatttgttTGTGTCATGAATTCCATTAGAGATTTTATACCAAAATATTTCTTAATTGGTACAaatggaggggggcacggtggcttagtggttagcacgttcgcctcacacctccagggttgggggttcgattcccgcctccgccttgtgtgtgtggagtttgcatgttctccccgtgcctcaggggtttcctccgggtactccggtttcctcccccggtccaaagacatgcatggtaggttgattggcatctctggaaaattgtctgtagtttatgattgcgtgagtgaatgagagtgtgtgtgccctgcgatgggttggcactcggtccggggtgtatcctgccttgatgcccgatgacgcctgagatgacgcctccccgtgacccgaggtagttcggataagcggtacaaaTGGGCTAACATGACTGAGCTCATGCTATCTTAAAAGGACACAGAAGTCATTTTAGATATATACTGTTAAAGCGGATTCTGTTGGACTTTTGTTGAACCAATCAAGTGCAACAGCAAAATACACAGCATGGTATAAAGATGTGaggctggggctgatttctttccaCCCCAGTTTGTAGATTCAATCAGCCTTCCAAAGACTGTCATGTCACTGGGATCACTGTGAGAACTGAGCAATTAAAGATATTCAACTGGAGGTCTTAAACAAACAACCTCTGGTGCTTTAACTAACTTTGTCTGTCTATTAAAGGAACTCAGATGGATGACCACATCCCCAGGCGTACGGCACAGCGGATTGTAGCGCCACCTGGAGGCAAATCCAACATCACATCCCTCTCATGAGGTGCATCCACTgaaggaaaacatgcaaatatcAACAATTGGCTTCCACTTTATTATATCAACAATAATACCATGCAAGCGACATTTTATTCACAACCTTTCCACAATTTCTCTTCTTCCCAACTGAAAAAGCCCTTTGTGTAGCATGAACCATTTTCCAAAACGTGCAGAGTCCATaacctatctatctattctgCTTTTACATACAAGTAGCATTCATAACGTGATGGAGATAAATAGTCAGTGATTGTAACGAATTAAACTGAATGGATGACATCCTGCGTTGCCTTTGAACCAGTGCTTTTCCTGTCTGATGTGTTCTGGTTGGAGACTGGATTTTTTTCACAAGGAGctctgtgtccgtgtctgttCTTTAAACAAGCTACCTATAGATTGTCTTAGCTTTGTAATAAAAATAGAGTTGGTGTAGTTAGGTGTGTATGTTAGTAGAGTAATAAAGAGCCAATAATGGTGTGGTTGAGTGTTAAATATCCAAGGAAAGGAACATGTAAGAAACAACAGACTGTAATTTGTTACAGGTGGAAAGTCATTGCCTTCCGTCCATTGGCATCAGTTTGGTCATTTTAGTGTTTCTAATGTGAAACATTTGGTGCTCTTTAACATGCTACTGTGAAGAACAGGACACTTTCTAGCCCTTACTGTCTAGACTCCTTTAATGTAAAgctctcattttttatttttcaattacaaGGGCCTTAATTACAGATGGCCATTTTTTATATCGGAAATAGAAAACAGACCTTACTAGCCAGAAacgtttgtcttttttttaacatggtaAAATTGAAAGGTTATCATGCTCTGATGAAAGGAAGCCAGTtaataaattattctttttctaccttttttctgtgttcagtctgtaaatatgttttatgtGCATGTCAACATGTTTAACATTCAATAAACAGGTTTTTAGGGGGAAAGGttttcacttccttttttttaacaggtaATATATACAAATGCTGGAGTGCTTTGAGGTTAAATCAAATATAAAGTATGCCATGCAGCTTTCAATTATGTGGCTGATGGTTTCATCTAAAACAACAGCTAAATAAGCAAGACAGAATTGAATCCAAGCACAGATGTGTTAAAGGAGATGGCAGTGATGGAAGGATTAAAAGTGAATTTTCATTAATTGACcggaaacgtgtgtgtgtgtgtgtgtgtgtgtgtgagacagagagagagagaggaagagaaagtaCTCttgaaatataatacaattgTCTTCAGAAAATTgacctaaaaaaacaaacagcaagaaCACAACAAGGTATCACACTTCAAACTTGAAaattaacaatacacacaatacaagaGATATTTTGTATGAGAAGCCGTGATTAAAAATCTAAGCCTAGATTTGGAACATGGTCAACATTTGTGAATTTACCCTCATTCATATGCACAAAATCCATATTTAATCTTCATTGAAAACATTCCTTCAAATGCAAAAAATCTGTGGCGTCAATAACAGTAGCACACATGAACACCTCTGAGCCCTAGTgttcaaataaaactaaaagactCGCATGATGACAATAACCATATATTAATACACTTAACGTCTATTTTGCTcatatgcagtttttttttctaatgattCAAGGATACTTCATagactttaaagttttttttatttagttacagACTTAATTGTGTACATGCTTACAGTGTTACACGGCTCTGTTTGGGGACAGCTCTACTTTTTATTACAAATTGCTTAACTCTGTGTTGCTTAACTGGggtgtttgggttttttttttttagaattaatattaatttttatttttacattttcttgttcagcaactaataatataaatgacacCTCTTCCCACTAATAAACACTATATAACGTTgcaaaaacaacacttttttatttttaaattctataACTGTAGTGCAAATCCAAATCCAACCACCTGTTGCACtgctaatgtttatttttaccatGTGGATTCATTAGCATGCACTGATAACAGaaactttttaaatcatcaggATGATCAGTAACACACTCGTATGTGGGAAAACGAAACAAAACTGAGCAAAACAAACGTTATGCAAAACTTTCGTGGAATTCTCCTTTTAGCACAACTATCTTGCAGTTAAACAAAAAAGACCAGATTTgaataaatagcatttaattTCAGTGAAAAGGGAGaaaacatttagttaaatccAACTATAtgctatagatagatagatagatagatagatagatagatagatagatagatagatagatagatagatagatagatagatagatagatagatagatagctcttaatacattattacattacattagctACCACTTTTTGTCCCcaggaaaaaaatgcatgtgaCTTGGCATGCACACTGGAGCTTTGCACAATTTATAATTAACACAGAAAGTTTTGTCACTTGCTTTATCACTATTTAATAGCTGACATGGGCAGCTCTGCTATGATTAATACGAACAAGTAAAAACGCATATGTGTGCTAAAGTTTCTTGGAAAGGGTGAGACAGATTACAGAAGGGTTTGTGCTGATGAGAAGAGACAGGTGCATATGTGAGGATATACTCGTCTTAAGAGTCCGTTCAGCTCAGCGTAAACACGGGCCATTTCATCACTGTATGTTCATGCTAAGGTCAAGCCAGGAGCATTCGTTTTAATATACAGGCATTAGTCAGAATTAGGGCTTGTAAAATGTGTGCACAAATAATACTATAAGAAAGATGTATGTAcatttcttgtcatttttagatatttgtCATAACGTACTGTAACAATAGAACTAGCTATTTTGCCAcatcacatatacacatttcagtctgtttttttttttcattgtgcaaaatgaaaattaatcaaGCAAATATGTCCTTTCTTCATGCCCAAACATAATAGTGCTTTGCTGTAGTATTTATATATCCAGTATTTACCTGTTTTGTGCATAGCTGACATCACAAATGCAAGAGGCCTTCATCGTTAATACTTTTGTAGAACATAATAGCTTTCAGTTACCTTTGTTAAATGTTTCAGATTAGCATCCACAACAactgtatgtattatattgAGAATAAGGTGAGCAGGTTCGATCTAAAAAAAGAGATATATTTGTGCAGACACTTCAATCATTTTCATTACAATTTTCGTTCTAttcatatatttgtatatacatGGTGCAATTAGTATTTCTAAATAACACCTAAACGTATAGCTCTCTATTGTATTGCATCTCtaaaattttctgttttcatggTTTCAGCATATTCTAAACTGCATATCTAATGATTTCATTTTAGGTAAGGATATAtctaatttgttaatgaagTATGAACATAATGTACTTACAAATGACTGGTAACAAAATACTTGTAATGACATTATTGATTTTAGCGTAATAAACCTAGTTCATTAGAATATTGCTCACTCTTAGTAAAGGATTAAAACCAGCTGTTTAGAtcatgatttctttcttttttttatgataaaggccataatttaagattaatattgaAGGATTATTAAGCCTTAAATATATATTCTAAAGTAATGTAGAAATACAGTTTTACCTTGCTGTGAATACATACATGAACTATTCTGTATACACGGACACTTTCTCAGGTAGGATCCGCAGTGGATGCCTTTTGCACGTATTAGAGAAAAACGGATATAGCTTCTCAGTGAATTTGGCTTTAAACTTGTAGATTAGTGTGTTATCTGTAGCATCTGAAAACATGACCCTCCCCACATCCCAATCCAGCTGAACTCGCACTCTTTGTGGTTTCTTCTTAACTGGGATCGGCTGGCTGGTAGAGTTCGGTGCCCGATAGTGACCTCCGTGCAGGCACATGGTCCACATGCCGTGTTCAGGACTGGGTGGGAACCACTCCTTCTTTTGCACACTGCCGTACACCACCCCGAGTGCCCACTCGGTGCTGTCGCCTACCTCTACGTCCCAGCTGTGGCGACCTGTACCCAAGGCCTCGGACCCGATCACGCAGTCGTAGTAGCAGAACCGCTCTGGGTTATCGGGTATCTGCTGCTCTTCATCTGTGTAGCGCAGGACAGTGAGGTCATCAGATAAAGAGAGGCACGCATCTGCTGTGTTGGGGTCAAGGGTCACTGGAGCTGGCGGTGAAAAGGTGTGAAGTTATTATGCACATAATACCTTTTAAAGaggattttctttaaaaaacacattttgtccCTGCCACATTTcatgaatagattttttttttgtttaattgttgcCTGAACAAGTtgcatgtgtttttcttttcctttttatttttttctcataaaaAATCAGGGTGCTATACAAATATTGGATGTACAAACCAgtatagtataaatatatatatactatataaatatatatatatactattgtatatacatatatacaaaaacatacatCAGAATATTTTGTTTGCTGTAATCTACTAACAAACTAGAGGAGACATGATATATCAGCAAATTGTCCAACACTGATGAAAATGTCTATGTTTCTGTTAATGTTGTACAAACATAAACTATTATAATAATGAGACAGTGGAATTATAATTGATTTATATACATGACTGTATGTTCTATCAAGCTACTGCAAGTTTTTTCATTATAATTCAACAATAtggcaattttatttgtatattctGACCATTACAGATCACGCTATCATATCCTTATCCAAGTTAAAAGCATTAACCAAGGTTTTATGTTCGTACTTTGGAACCTTTGGTACTGTTTTGCTCAAATTAAACCAGGACATTATTGGGGTTTTAAAAGCATtccaaaaattaaaaagaaaaatctttctaTGTATTGTcttattccatccatccatccatccatcttctaccgcttatccggggccgggtcgcgggggcagcagtctgagcagggacacccagacttccctctccccagacacttcctccagcacctccaggggaataccgaggcgttcccaggccagccgagagacatagtccctccagcgtgtcctaggtcttccccgggacctcctcccggttggacatgcccggaacacctccccagggaggcgtccaggaggcatccggaacagatgcccgagccacctcagctgactcctctcgatgtggaggagcagcggctctactctgagctcctcccgagtgaccgagctcctcaccctatccctatgggagcgcccagccaccctgcgggaGCGCTTgtcttattaaaataaatatattgtttatctCAATCCCAAACAATACAGATAACATTTTTGATTATATTTTGCAATTTTTGGATAAAATTTAACAATGAATGTGTCATTAATTTTTGTGATaaagttttgttaaaaaaaaaatatatatatatatatatatatatatatatatatatatatatatatatatatattatcattaTAGTATGTTATGATTTATCAATTTCAGGtgaagaacaacaaaagcacTAAATAGTTGTTTGTCaagttctgaccttctgtgtaCGTGAATAGAAGACTGAGactgtttgtgtaaaatattagagGGTCTGAATGAGCCGGAGACAAGATGGCGATTCTAAAGGCTCAAAATCAGCTTCGGCAGACCTTGGTAAGTGTTCTCCATATCCGGAGATGTTCAGGTGTTAAAATGTAGCCAGTGACTAATGGAgattatcttttctttttgtttctgtgtttgattcatgtttataaaatatcaatataaCAAGTGATCGagtcccttcctctctcatgctacATGAGGAGCGTTGGGTCCTATTGcacagcagcaaaaataaaccatgaaacttcttactcttgcccgtgcctaccaGTATCCTATTTTATCAAAAACTTCTGCAACACCACACAAGACTAAACACACagtatactattattatttgtgtttaatttgtgtATTGTTTGGCAGTATTTgtttaaagtatttttaattgtaattgtatgtgtatgtttaactCTCAGTAATAACTCAAATCCAATATTCACATGCATTCAGGAATAAAAccagaagctaaaaaaaaatgcttaatttttttttcctatctgatacttactgtatgtgacaacagtttgcattttctcccagACTCTGAATTTGAGGCTGCTCAGGTGTTTGGACACATCAATCAGAGCTCCACTCATCTCTTTAAGGTCCTGTGCTGTGCATTCCACTCTGTAACTGAACACAAATCCTTTATTAAATCCTGTCTCTTATGTAATATCTGTAAAAGGGAAAATTAAAATATCATGGGAAATCTTGTTTGCTTACCAATCGGATGCTTTCTTATAATTCTGCAATACAACAAAATATCTTAAATGAATTCCTGGTCTACTTTTTGTTATCTTTGCAGAAATAACAGAAACTTTAGCATTTGGAAGAAGGTTGTTTATCTAAGTCTTGTATGGAGTAGTGAAGATTTACATCACATCTCATCATCTTTACCTTTAGAAATTCAAAGTCTTTAAAATCAATGGCCTCCTCGGTGGTGTGAATGGTTTCAGTCAGAGACGTAATCTCCTCTGTTAGCCTGTCTATCTTCTCCTTCATTCTGCGACtcttctgctcctcttcctccttcaaAGCTGTGAGCATGGATGCCTCCTCATCCTGGAGGAACTGTTGCAGCTTCTCAAAATCTTCCTTTATCAGTCGCACTGTATGCTGGGTCTGCCTCTGCTCAGAAGGATGACTTAGATTATTGCTATGATCGTCTATTAGTATAATTAACATGTTTACCaataattacataaaacatgtttttatctGTTGTAATTGAGATTTGTTcagtttaatgtaaattaaactTTGGACCTGAACATTGATTTTGCTTCATTAACAAAATCTTATGTATACAAATGTCTACTGCATATATTGTATGTTCTAGTATTATTCTACTATGTgaaaatagatagatacacTACACAGCCAGACGTATGTGCACACCTGACCAATCAcacacattgttgttgtttttccagaatcagaatcaggtttattgccaGGTACTGTAGGGTTTACATGTACAGGAATTTCGATTTCCAACATCTCATTCCAGGTTTAGTTTGCTCtttgctgttaaaataaactccaaagttcttcactccaaccctGGTAAATAATGTATTTGAAGAGCTGAATTTGTGCACAGGTGCATTACAATGCTGGACCAGTTTTTGGCCTCTTTGATCCAATTATGGGAAACATTAATGCTATACAGTAGTATAGAAAGGCATTTTATTGAATTGTGTGCTTCCTATTCTTTTGGCAACAGTtaggaagaaccacatatgggaatgttggtcaggtgtccacatattgGCCAGACAAAAAGATGGACTTTTTactaatgtattttattacattacattagctACCTCTTCTTAGCCTCCATGGGACTGGGCAAACACAATTTATACTTAACACAGAAACTCTTGTCATTTTCTTTATCGCTATTTAATAGCTTTAGTAGTATTTAATAGTAAGACAGTGCACTACAAGACTTACTACAAAATAATAAGACTGAACTACTCATAtttagtgtgtctgtgggatGTGAGGTAATGGGTTTAGTGTGAAGGAACATTCATGTCTGTGATAAACTTTCATGTGTGCAATTTTGTGCAAAACAATTGGGTTTTGAATGATGAGATTCTGGCTGGTGATATTCTTATTTCACAATATTCAGTCAATGAAAATAGTTAcaaataatgaaatgttttctcaCACTACACTGCAAAGCATACATGATATCTTAGTACCTGTAGTTATATTTAACTCAAATTTAAGATCATTGTTTTTCAAGCCTGAAATCATCTTATTCtattgtcagattttttttttttttgcttctatcTAATAATAGTAAATACTTGAAATCTGCTGCTAAATTGAGATCCACATGCATGAATTAATCACTCATATTCAAGATCTCTTTATACTAGCTATGATATCattttttgcaaaaaataattacatcttAACAAGTAGAAATACCTTGAATATAGTGAAATATAATGAAGTATAGAAATTATTGTGAAATTTCTTAATATaaccaaacaaaatataagCCAATTGAGCCTATTTctagtcatttttattcatctcTTTTCAAGCTTAAAATAGAATTGTTCTACTTTGCAGGTAATTCATCTaagttttatcatttatttatcgaAAGAAGGAAAATTATTTGCCAATACAATGTGATATTTAAAGCTTACCATGTCTGAAAATAGGATAAACAAtcttggtttattttaatatttattctagCAGATACTAGAAAGGTTTGactatattcaaaatatttgttcTTGCAAAGCTGACTTTTTATGCAGAGGATTTTTGTAACCCATGAACAGCTATTTGTTTACTCTAAACAGGCCTGATTATAATTGTGCAATACagttatgttttttaaatacgCAGTTGGATTATTTGGCCTTATTATTTGGATTAGATTCAGATTGCAGAACAGGACTGGAGTTTGTACTGAATATCTTTTTTGGCTTTTAAGAAACAAAACCTTAATGcagcttaaaaaataaaagagtaaTAATAGAGTTGTTTTTCTCGTGAAGAGCCACTAATGAAAACAATATCATTAACCTTTAAATCAGAGGTCTAAACCTGTAACCCT
It includes:
- the LOC132863052 gene encoding E3 ubiquitin-protein ligase TRIM39, producing the protein MASNQSSLPPGDPICPGCQVEGSLLLPCGHSLCQSCLQMCQLELGHEQEICTECYGRELFDNVLKGLFDTIFQGQPRRDKTQSELGLGLIGEDNAEGESDNTCARHGDRLTLFCMEDEELICDQCQIEDHKGHECNGTEEAAQECKRELRFALRPLQEKLESLNTAKQICQETADHIRRQTQHTVRLIKEDFEKLQQFLQDEEASMLTALKEEEEQKSRRMKEKIDRLTEEITSLTETIHTTEEAIDFKDFEFLKNYKKASDCYRVECTAQDLKEMSGALIDVSKHLSSLKFRVWEKMQTVVTYTPVTLDPNTADACLSLSDDLTVLRYTDEEQQIPDNPERFCYYDCVIGSEALGTGRHSWDVEVGDSTEWALGVVYGSVQKKEWFPPSPEHGMWTMCLHGGHYRAPNSTSQPIPVKKKPQRVRVQLDWDVGRVMFSDATDNTLIYKFKAKFTEKLYPFFSNTCKRHPLRILPEKVSVYTE